Within Hydrogenophaga sp. PAMC20947, the genomic segment TCCGGCGTCAGACCAATGGCCTTGAGCAGGATCGTGACAGGCATCTTGCGGCGGCGATCCACCCGGAAGAACAAGATGTCCTTGGGGTCGAATTCGTAGTCCAGCCACGAGCCACGGTAAGGGATGATGCGAGCCGAGAACAACAGCTTGCCCGAGCTGTGGGTCTTGCCCTTGTCGTGTTCGAAAAACACGCCAGGCGAACGGTGCAGCTGAGACACGATCACGCGCTCGGTACCGTTGATGATGAAGGAACCTTTTTCGGTCATCAGGGGCACTTCGCCCATGTAGACCTCTTGCTCTTTCACTTCCTTGACCACCTTCGACTGGCTGGTCGACGACTCGCGGTCATAGATGATGAGCTGCACGCGCGCGCGCACAGCCGAGGAGAACGTCAGACCACGGGTCTGGCACTCGCGCACGTCGAAGGCAGGTTTGGCGAGGTTGTACTCGACAAACTTCATCTCCACAAAACCGTTGTGCGAGACGATGGGGAAAGCGGCTTCAAACGCGGCCTGCAGGCCTTCGTTGGTGCGCTTTTTGGGCGGAATACCGGCTTGCAGGAAGGCGGTGTACGCGTCCTTCTGCATTTGCAGCAGGTAAGGAATTTCGATGACGGTTTCACGCGTACCAAAACTCTTGCGGATGCGTTTGCGTTCGGTGTAGGAATACTTTGATGCTGAGGCCATGAGATCTCCGAGCTCTACGGCGACTGTCTTGCCATTCGGGTGGGCACACCCGGTGACATGCTTGGTGGCTGGCCTCTACCAACCATTGGCGGACGGCTTGTGCGTTGCACACAAGCCCGAACCAAGTCGTCTTCTGCAGTCGGGGTCAGAAGACACTGATAAAACGGCTCAGGAGTCGTTTTATCGGTGTCCCCTGAGACACACCCAAAACCATGGCAATTGCCGTGTTCTCGAATGCGCTCAGAAAGCACCAAAGGCTGGAGGCTCTTTCGAGCACTCCAGCCCCTGTCTGGCGAGAGAATTACTTCAACTCGGCCTTGGCGCCGGCTTCCACCAGCTTCTTCACTGCGGCTTCGGCGTCAGCCTTGGACACAGCTTCTTTCACGGCCTTGGGCGCGCCATCAACCATGTCTTTGGCTTCTTTCAAGCCCAGACCGGTGATTTCGCGAACCGCTTTAATCACGGCCACTTTGGCTGCGCCAGCTTCGAGCAACATGACGTTGAACTCGGTCTGCTCTTCAGCGGCAGCAGCGGCGGCGCCGCCTGCAGCTGGTGCAGACATCGCTGCTGCGCTCACGCCAAATTTCTCTTCGATGGCTTTCACCAGGTCGTTGAGTTCCATGACCGTCATGCTGTCCAGCGAGGTCAGAAATGCGTCTTTATCGAATGCCATTTTGATTTCCTAACAATTGGTTTAAAAAAGCTCTGCGCGCGCTCAGGCGGCAGGAGCTTCTGGAGCGGCCGGGGCTTCTTCGGCTGCTGGAGCGGCCGGAGCTTCTTCAGCGGCCGGAGCCGCCGTAGCTTCTTCGACTGCCGGAGCTGCCGGAGCTTCTTCGACTGCGCCTTCGCCTTTTTTCGCCGCCAAGGCGCTCAGCACAACGGCCGTGCGCGACATAGGCGACATCAACAAGCCACACAGCTGAGCCAACAACACTTCTTTCGAAGGAATGCTGGCCAGTTGCTTAACGCCTTCGACGTCCAGGACTTTTCCACCGTAGACACCACCGCGGATCACCAACTTGGCGTTGGTTTTCGCGAATTCAGCCACCACTCGCGCGGCGGCCACTGCGTCTTCAGAGAAGCCATAGATCAGCGGACCGGACATCTGGTCTGCGCCCACTTCAAATGCGCTACCCACAACAGCACGGCGAGCCAAGGTGTTCTTCAGAACACTCAGGGTCACACCATTGCTGCGTGCTTCGACGCGCAATTTGTCCATGTCCGCGACCGTGACACCACGGTACTCCGCCATCACGAGCGTTTGAGCTTTTGCGGCGAGGCTGGTCACTTCGGAAATGACCGCTTCTTTCTCACTGCGATTCAGACTCAAGGTCTACTCCTTAAATGTGCCTCGGGTCACTTGGACCTCCGACACGCCTCATTGCAGCGACCAACTGTTTACGGAAACATGTTCCATCTGCAGCGGGATCGCCATCTGCGTTGGCTTATCACAATTAAGTCGGGCACAGCCGTGAAGCCACACCCCACACCAACGGTCTTGGATGGCCCCGGCGAACAAGCTTGCGCTGCTCACCGGGCCCACCACATCCGGGCAACCGGAGTTGCCCAAATTCTTCATCTTCCAGCGATCAGGCCGAGATGGATTGCATGTCGACGCGAACGCCCACACCCATGGTCGAAGACACAGCCACTTTGCGCAGGAAAACACCCTTGCTGGTAGCAGGCTTGGACTTCGACAGAGCGTCCAGCAAAGCCACCAGGTTGCCCTGGAGCTTGTCGGTGTCGAACGAGCGACGGCCGATGGTGCCGTGGATGATGCCGGCCTTGTCAACGCGGAACTGCACCTGGCCAGCTTTGGCATTGCGAACAGCTTGAGCGACGTCCGCCGTCACGGTCCCGACTTTGGGGTTTGGCATCAGGCCACGAGGGCCCAACACTTGACCCAAGGTACCGACCACGCGCATGGCATCTGGCGAAGCGATGACGACGTCAAAGTTCATGTTGCCGGCCTTGATGTCGGCAGCCAGATCTTCCATACCGACGATGTCGGCGCCAGCGGCCTTGGCTTCTTCAGCCTTGGCGCCCTGGGCGAACACGGCCACGCGCTTGGTCTTGCCGGTGCCGTTGGGCATCACGACAGCACCACGCACCACCTGGTCGGACTTCTTCGCGTCCACGCCGAGCTGGATGGCCACGTCGATGGATTCGTCAAACTTGGCGTTGGCGCAATCTTTGATGATAGCGATCGCATCCAGCAGGGGGTACAGCTTGTTGCTGTCCACTTTGCCTGCGAACACTTTTTGTTTCTTGGTCAGCTTGGCCATATCACACGCCCTCCACAATCACGCCCATCGAGCGAGCCGAACCGGCGATGGTGCGCACAGCGGCATCCATATCGGCAGCGGTCAAGTCTTTCATCTTGGTATTGCAGATTTCCTCGAGCTGAGCACGGGTAATCTTGCCGACCTTTTGCTTGTTGGGCACTGGAGAGCCCTTGTCAAGCTTGATAGCCTTCTTGATCAAGTAGGTCGCTGGAGGCGTACCCATCTTGAAGGTGAAGCTCTTGTCCGCGAAAGCGGTGATGGTGACCGGGATCGGCATGCCCGGCTCAAGACCTTGGGTCTGGGCGTTGAACGCCTTACAGAACTCCATGATGTTGAGGCCGCGTTGACCCAGAGCGGGGCCGATCGGTGGGGAGGGATTGGCTTTACCAGCTGGTACTTGCAGCTTGATGAAGCCGACGATTTTTTTCGCCATTTTTTAGACTCCTGCGAGTGCAATCGGCAGCGACTGGCGCTGCCTCCTCGCGGTTGGGGACCCGAAAACTTGAAACCCCCAGGCGTCGGGCCGACCCGCCTGAGGCAAATACCGCATCAGGTTTTTTCGACCTGACTGAATTCCAGCTCGACGGGCGTGGCGCGACCGAAAATGGTCACCGACACGCGCATCTTGTTCTTTTCGTAGTTGACTTCTTCGACGGTGCCGTTGAAATCGGTGAAAGGACCTTCTTTGACGCGAACATACTCACCCACAACGAACTCAACCTTGTGGCGAGGCTTGTCGGTGCCTTCCTGCATCTGGTTGACGATCTTCTGAACGTCTTCCTCGGAGATGGGGGCGGGGCGGTTCTTGGCACCACCCACAAAACCGGTGACCTTGTTGGTGTGCTTCACCAGGTGCCAGGTTTCGTCGTCCATCACCATTTCCACCAGCACATAGCCAGGGAAAAACTTGCGTTCGGTGGTGCGCTTCTGGCCGTTCTTGATTTCAACCACTTCTTCGGTGGGCACCAGGATGCGACCAAACTTGGACTCCATGCCTTCGCGGTTGATGCGTTCGATGATGTTGCGCTCTGCGGCCTTCTCCATGCCGGAGTAGGCGTGCACCACATACCAGCGCATGCCTTCTGCGGCCACGCCATCGGTCACTGGACTGCTTTGATCGTTCATTATTTTCTCCAGCCCAGAATCAAGTCGTAAAACAGCCACTCGACAGTCTTGTCGGTGAGCCAGAGGAACAGGGCCATCACGAACACAAAGGCAAACACATAGGCGGTCATCTGGATCGCCTCTTTGCGGGCAGGCCAGACCACCTTGCGCGCTTCGCGCCAGGCATCACGCCCGAAAGCGAGCAACTGGCGACCGGATTCCGACACCGCGAACATGCCCGCTGCGGCAACAAAGCCACCCAGCAAGGCACCCCACTGCACCATCGAACCCTTGGCCGACAGCAGATAGAAGGCGACGAACGACCCCAGCAGCAGCACAACAGCTGCCGCCAGCTTGGCCTTGTCGGCGCCCGAGCTGACGGTTTGAACTTCAGAAGTGGCCATGAGGATCCCGTTGATTCTTGACAAAAATGCGCATCAGTCAGGCCCTCGCCTGAGACACGCAAGCCCACCAGAGGTCTTTTAGACTTCGGCGGGCTTGGGTTGATCCACGAAACAGAGCGACTTCAACGAATGTTGCACACCTGTTGGGTGGCAGGGGCAGTAGGAATCGAACCTACAACCTTCGGTTTTGGAGACCGACGCTCTGCCAATTGAGCTATACCCCTACTGGCGATGCCCCGAGGGGCATCAAACTAATTAAGCAATGATCTTGGCAACCACACCGGCGCCGACGGTACGGCCACCTTCGCGGATAGCGAAACGCAGACCTTCTTCCATGGCGATGGGGTTGATCAGCTTCACAGTGATCGACACGTTATCGCCAGGCATCACCATCTCTTTGCCTTCTGGCAACTCGATCGCACCCGTCACGTCCGTTGTGCGGAAGTAGAACTGGGGACGGTAGTTGTTGAAGAAAGGCGTGTGACGGCCACCTTCGTCTTTGGACAAGACATAGATCTCGCCCGTGAAGTGGGTGTGGGGCTTGATGGAGCCGGGCTTGCACAGCACTTGGCCGCGCTGCACGTCTTCACGCTTGGTGCCGCGCAGCAAGATACCGACGTTGTCGCCCGCTTGACCCTGGTCCAGCAGCTTGCGGAACATTTCCACGCCCGTGCAGGTGGTCTTCTGGGTGTCAGCGATACCGACGATTTCGATTTCTTCGCCGACTTTGACGATACCGCGCTCGATACGGCCGGTCACCACAGTGCCGCGACCGGAGATCGAGAACACGTCTTCCACTGGCATCAGGAACGCGCCGTCAACAGCCCGCTCTGGCAGGGGAATGTAGTTGTCCAGTGCATCGGCCAGCTTCATGATGGCCTCTTCACCCAATGGGCCCGTGTCGCCTTCCAGGGCGAGCTTGGCGGAACCGTGGATGATGGGGGTGTCGTCACCGGGGAAGTCGTACTTGGACAAGAGCTCGCGCACTTCCATTTCGACCAGCTCCAGCAATTCGGCGTCGTCCACCATGTCGGCCTTGTTCAGGAAGACGATGATGTAAGGCACGCCCACCTGGCGGGACAACAGAATGTGTTCGCGGGTCTGGGGCATCGGGCCGTCAGCGGCGGAACACACCAAAATGGCGCCATCCATCTGCGCGGCACCGGTGATCATGTTTTTCACATAATCGGCGTGGCCTGGGCAGTCAACGTGAGCGTAATGGCGGTTGGCCGTTTCGTACTCAACGTGGGCGGTGTTGATGGTGATGCCGCGGGCCTTCTCTTCGGGCGCTGCGTCGATCTGGTCGTAGGCCTTGGCCGAGCCACCAAACTTCTTGGCCAGCACGGTCGTGATGGCCGCCGTCAGGGTGGTCTTGCCGTGGTCAACGTGACCAATGGTGCCCACGTTGACGTGCGGCTTGGTCCGTTCAAATTTCTCTTTTCCCATTTTTCAGCTCCAAAATCAAAATTGCCGAAACACCAGAACAAATGCAGAAATACTGGTGCCCTTGGCGGGAATCGGACCCGCGACCTCTCCCTTACCAAGGGAGTGCTCTACCACTGAGCCACAAGGGCCAAGAAGCCTCTATGAAAGAGACATCTCAACAAAACTGTCTGCCTACACAACCAACACCCAACGACAAACTGGAGCGGGAGACGGGAATCGAACCCGCGTGATCAGCTTGGAAGGCTGGAGTTCTACCATTGAACTACTCCCGCCAGGAACACCTTCGGCAAAACCGAAGGTCCTCAAAGCGCTTTGGTTTCCCATTGCTCATAACTTCTCACTGTCGCAGTGCTGGCTGGTGGAGGGGGCTGGATTCGAACCAGCGTACGCGTAAGCGGGCAGATTTACAGTCTGCTGCCTTTAACCACTCGGCCACCCCTCCAAAGCACAGCCCTAAATTATGCCATCTTTTTTGCAGTTTGCACGCACCTCCCCAAGACTTCACCAAATAATTGGCGATTGGCCGCCCTTCTCGATCCACTTGTCAACGGACCCAAAATGGCCACAGCCCAGGAACGGCGCGGGTCCGCGGCGCGCCGACAGTGGTGACGGATGGTTGGCCGACAACACCAGGTGCCGCTCAGCGTCGATCAACACGGCCTTCTTTTGGGCATGGGCGCCCCACAACAGGAAGGCTTTGGGCATCCCATGGTCGCTGCAATGGCGAACCACATCGTCGGTCAGCACCTCCCAGCCTCGACCCGCATGGCTGCCCGGCAGGCCGTCTTCCACCGTGAGCGCCGTGTTCAGCAGCAAGACCCCCTGCTTCGCCCAGCGCACCAATGACCCTTGGACTGGCAGGGTTAGCCCGAGGTCGCGTTGCATTTCCAGAAAGATATTGCGCAGGCTGGGAGGCGTTTTGATGCCGGGCGCGACTGAAAACGCCAAGCCCTCGGCTTGACCGGGGCCGTGATAGGGGTCTTGCCCGAGAATCACCACCCGCACGGCCCCCAAGGGAGAAAGCGCCAGGGCTCGCAGCGGCTCAGGGGGGTAGATGGTGGCGCCGGCGAGCAACCGTTCCTGCAAAAAGGCCTGTAGCTGAACGCCGGCGGCCGATGCCCAAAACCGGTCCGCCAGGCCCCGGCCGTCGGGCGCAACCGGCCAAGCGCGGGGGTCTGCGGTCTCCAGCCTGGGCACGGTCGACGGTGCCCCGGGGGGCGTACCCCAGTCCAGCGGGGCTTGCACAGGGACTGCCACGGCGCAAGGACTCAGCCGAACAGTTCGGCCAAAGCGAGACCTGGCTCCGGTGCGCGCATGAAAGCCTCGCCCACCAGGAACCCATGGATACCGGCTTCACGCATGCGGGTGACGTCGGCGCGCGCCAGAATGCCGGACTCGGTGATGAGCAAGCGGTCGGCGGGAACCTCGGCCATGAGATCGAGCGTGGTTTGCAGGTTGACTTCGAAGGTGTGGAGGTTGCGGTTGTTGATGCCCAGCAAAGGGGTCTTCAGGCGGAGGGCACGTTGCATCTCTTCACGGTCGTGCACTTCGACCAGCACGGCCATGTTCAGACCCAAGGCGATGGCTTCGAGCTCGGCCATGCGGGCGTCATCCAGACAGGCGGCGATCAGCAAAACGGCATCGGCCCCCATGAAGCGGGCTTCATAGATTTGATACGGGTCCACCATGAAGTCTTTGCGCAAGACCGGCAGGTCACAACTGGCGCGGGCCTGCTTCAGGGAATCGGTGCTGCCCTGGAAAAACTGTTGATCGGTCAGGACCGACAAGCACGCGGCACTGATCCGGCCATCTCCCTCGGCATAGCTCTGGGCAATGTCGGCCGGAATGAAGTCGGCGCGCAACACCCCTTTGCTGGGACTGGCCTTTTTGACTTCGGCAATCACGGCGGCCTGGCCGGCAGCGATCTTGGCCCGAAGGGCCCCTTCAAAATCGCGCGTGAGCACGCGGCCTTCTGCGTCGAAACGCATCGCCTCCAACGGCTTCTTGGCCACGGCAGCGGCGACTTCTTCGTGCTTCACGGCCACGATTTTTTGCAGGATGTCATTCATGGGGTTGGGACTCTGGTTGGGGGAAAGCGTCCAGCTCGGGCATCTGAGTGGGCTGCTTCAAGACTTTGACGACAACACGGTGCATCACCAGCGCAGCCACGACGAACAGCACGGACACGCCCATCGCGATCCAGGCCCCCTCGTTTTGCAGCCAGGCCGGCAAGGACATGCACTCGCTCAGGCGGGCGTGGTGTGGGCGGCTGCAAAAGCCTTGAGCTCTTGGAGCTTGCGGACGGCTGCGCCCGACGCGAGGGCCTCACGCGCCAGCGCAATTCCCCTGGCCATGTCCGGGCTCACGTTGGCGGCGTACAGGGCCGCACCGGCATTGAGGATCACGATGTCCTGGGCAGCACGTACACCGGGTCCATCCTGGTTTTCAAGGACCCCCATCAACATGGCGCGGGACTCTTCAGGGGTCTCCACCCGCAAGGCCCGGTTGCTGGCCATGGTGAAACCAAAATCCTCGGGATGGATTTCATATTCGGTGATTTCGCCATCCTTCAGCTCGCCGACCATGGTGGCTGCGCCCAGCGAAACCTCGTCCATGCCGTCGCGCCCATAGACCACCACCGCATGTTCTGCGCCCAGGCGCTGCAAGGCCCGCACCTGGATGCCCACGAGATCGGGGTGGAACACGCCCATCAGAATATTGGGCGCCGAGGCCGGGTTGGTCAATGGGCCCAGGATGTTGAAGATGGTCTTGATGCCGAGTTCCCGGCGGACAGGCGCCACGGCTTTCATCGCTGGGTGGTGATTGGGCGCGAACATGAAGCCCACGCCCACTTCCTCGATGCAGCGGGCAATGGCGTCCGGCATCAGGTTGATATTGATACCGAGGCTTTCCAGCACATCGGCGCTGCCGCTCTTGCTGGACACGCTGCGCCCACCGTGCTTGCTGACCTTGGCGCCCGCCGCGGCGGCCACGAACATCGAACACGTGGAAATGTTGAAGGTGTGGGAGCCGTCGCCGCCTGTGCCGACGATGTCGACCAGGTGGGTTTTGTCGGGCACGTTGACCTTGGTGGAGAACTCGCGCATCACCTGGGCCGCCGCCGTGATCTCGCCGATGGTTTCCTTTTTCACACGCAAGCCTGTGATCAGGGCCGCCATCATCACGGGCGACATCTCGCCACTCATGATCAGGCGCATGAGGTGCAGCATCTCGTCGTGGAAGATTTCGCGGTGTTCGATGGTGCGCTGCAGGGCTTCCTGCGGCGTGATTTTTTGAGCGTTGGGCATCGGCGTCTCCAGAAAGGTCAAGCAGAGGGATTGTCGGACATGGCCAGCTTCAAGCCAAAGCCCACGAACATCAGTCCGGCCACACGGTCCAGCCAGTGCATGGCGCGCTGCACGGTTTCCATGCGCTGAGCCGCCTTGGCGGCCAACCAGGCATAGCCAAAATTGATCGGCAAAGAGTTGATGCTGAAGATCAGGCCGAGCAGCAAAAAGGCCACGACCTTGTTGGGCGCGTCGTGCGCGATGAACTGAGGCACAAAAGCCAGAAAAAACAGCGCCACCTTGGGGTTGAGCGCATTGGTGAGGAAGCCTCGCTGGTAAATGCGGCGAAGGTTCGCGGGCTGCGGCGCCTGGGCCAGGGCCACCGGCGCCACGGGCGGGCCACCGCCTTTCGCGATCAGCAGCCTCACCCCCATCCAGACCAGATACGCTGCCCCGCCCCACTTGAGCAGTGTGAACGCGGTTGCCGATGTGGCCAGCAACGCGCCCACACCGAAAGCGGCCGCCAGCACGTGCACAAAACAACCGCTCACAATGCCCAGCGAAGCCGCGATGCCTGCGCGCACGCCACTCTTGAGCGCGTTGTTCACGATGTAGAGCACATCGGGGCCAGGGGTGAGGTTGAGCAACCACCCCGCTGCGATGAATATCAGAAGATGGGTGCTGTCTGGCATGGTTGGGGCGGTATCAATAGACGGCTGAACCGGTGACTTGACCCGTGGGACCCGTGCGGGGCGTCTGGGCGAAGAAGCGCTGAATGCACGACAGCGCGTGGTCGATGCCTGCAGCATCCACGCCCAGGTGGGTCACGAAACGCAAGCCAATCAGGCCCGTGGCGAGCACGCCGTTGTGCTGCAGGAAATCCAGCAAGGCGGGACCACGGCCATCCGCCACATCCACAAACACAATGTTGGTTTGCGCGGAGCGCACGGTCAGGCCGGCGATACCGTTCAGGCCTTCGGCCAGCCGCACAGCCAAAGCATGATCATCCGCCAGGCGGTCGACATGGCGGTCCAGCGCATGGTGCGCCGCTGCCGCCAGGAATCCGGATTGGCGCAACCCACCACCGGCCATCTTGCGCAGGCGGCGTGCGCGCTCGATCAGCTCGCGTGAACCGCACAAGGCAGACCCGACCGGCGCACCCAGCCCCTTGCTGAAGCACACAGAGAGGCTGTCGAAATGGTCGGCGATTTCGCGCACACGGACCAAGGCGCTTTGCCCTGGTGCGGCAGACGCCACAGCAGCGTTGAAGACACGGGCACCGTCCAGGTGGGTCGCCAACCCATGCTTGCGGGCCAGTTGCGTGGCATCACGCAAGTAGTCCTCGGGCATGACGTTGCCATTCCACGTGTTCTCCAGACACAGCAGTCGCGTGCGCGCGAAATGTTGGTCGTCGGGCTTGATGGCTGCCTCGATATCGGCCAGAGACATGCGTCCGGTGGCGTCTTGCGTCAAAGGTTGGGGTTGCACACTGCCGAAAACCGCTGCGCCACCACCTTCAAATCGGTAGGTGTGGGCGTTTTGACCCACGATGTATTCATCGCCACGCTGGCAATGCGCGAGGATGCCGCACAAATTGCTTTGGGTGCCCGAGGGCATGAACAGTGCCGCTTCCTTGCCGGTGATGGCGGCAATGCGGTCTTGCAGCGCGTTGACCGAAGGGTCATCACCGAAGACGTCATCGCCCAGCTGTGCGGCCATCATGGCTTCGCGCATGGCAAGCGTGGGTTGCGTGACGGTGTCACTGCGCAGATCAATCAACATCAGAGATCCTTTCAAGACCGAGGTCACCCATTGCAGGGACACCGAGGAACCGGCTTTGCCGGGCCTCTGGTGCCGTCTCCCTCCCGCCGAAGGCGAGAGAGGGGGGTGAAGCGAAGTGGCGCGGGAGGTGCTTTATCACCGCTCCAGAAAATTCTTCAGCTGGGCGTGACCATGTTCGGTCAGGATGCTTTCAGGGTGGTACTGCATGCCTTCGATGTCCAGGGTCTTGTGCTTCACGCCCATGATCTCGCCGTCGTCGGTCCAGGCCGTGATTTTGAGGCAGTCGGGCAATGAAGCACGGTCGATGGCCAGCGAGTGGTAGCGGTTCACGGTGAAGCGCTCGGGCAAATTCGCGAATACGCCCTCTTGGGTGGTGGTGATGACGCTGGTCTTGCCGTGCATCAGCTCTTGCGCACGCACAATGTGACCACCAAACGCCGCACCGATGGCTTGATGCCCCAGGCAAACACCCAGGATGGGCAATTTGCCGGCGAAATGCTCGATCGCAGCCACTGAGACACCGGCCTCCTTGGGCGAGCACGGGC encodes:
- the secE gene encoding preprotein translocase subunit SecE, with the protein product MATSEVQTVSSGADKAKLAAAVVLLLGSFVAFYLLSAKGSMVQWGALLGGFVAAAGMFAVSESGRQLLAFGRDAWREARKVVWPARKEAIQMTAYVFAFVFVMALFLWLTDKTVEWLFYDLILGWRK
- a CDS encoding uracil-DNA glycosylase; amino-acid sequence: MDWGTPPGAPSTVPRLETADPRAWPVAPDGRGLADRFWASAAGVQLQAFLQERLLAGATIYPPEPLRALALSPLGAVRVVILGQDPYHGPGQAEGLAFSVAPGIKTPPSLRNIFLEMQRDLGLTLPVQGSLVRWAKQGVLLLNTALTVEDGLPGSHAGRGWEVLTDDVVRHCSDHGMPKAFLLWGAHAQKKAVLIDAERHLVLSANHPSPLSARRGPAPFLGCGHFGSVDKWIEKGGQSPIIW
- the rplL gene encoding 50S ribosomal protein L7/L12, which encodes MAFDKDAFLTSLDSMTVMELNDLVKAIEEKFGVSAAAMSAPAAGGAAAAAAEEQTEFNVMLLEAGAAKVAVIKAVREITGLGLKEAKDMVDGAPKAVKEAVSKADAEAAVKKLVEAGAKAELK
- the trpD gene encoding anthranilate phosphoribosyltransferase produces the protein MPNAQKITPQEALQRTIEHREIFHDEMLHLMRLIMSGEMSPVMMAALITGLRVKKETIGEITAAAQVMREFSTKVNVPDKTHLVDIVGTGGDGSHTFNISTCSMFVAAAAGAKVSKHGGRSVSSKSGSADVLESLGININLMPDAIARCIEEVGVGFMFAPNHHPAMKAVAPVRRELGIKTIFNILGPLTNPASAPNILMGVFHPDLVGIQVRALQRLGAEHAVVVYGRDGMDEVSLGAATMVGELKDGEITEYEIHPEDFGFTMASNRALRVETPEESRAMLMGVLENQDGPGVRAAQDIVILNAGAALYAANVSPDMARGIALAREALASGAAVRKLQELKAFAAAHTTPA
- the nusG gene encoding transcription termination/antitermination protein NusG, with protein sequence MNDQSSPVTDGVAAEGMRWYVVHAYSGMEKAAERNIIERINREGMESKFGRILVPTEEVVEIKNGQKRTTERKFFPGYVLVEMVMDDETWHLVKHTNKVTGFVGGAKNRPAPISEEDVQKIVNQMQEGTDKPRHKVEFVVGEYVRVKEGPFTDFNGTVEEVNYEKNKMRVSVTIFGRATPVELEFSQVEKT
- the ltaE gene encoding low-specificity L-threonine aldolase — protein: MLIDLRSDTVTQPTLAMREAMMAAQLGDDVFGDDPSVNALQDRIAAITGKEAALFMPSGTQSNLCGILAHCQRGDEYIVGQNAHTYRFEGGGAAVFGSVQPQPLTQDATGRMSLADIEAAIKPDDQHFARTRLLCLENTWNGNVMPEDYLRDATQLARKHGLATHLDGARVFNAAVASAAPGQSALVRVREIADHFDSLSVCFSKGLGAPVGSALCGSRELIERARRLRKMAGGGLRQSGFLAAAAHHALDRHVDRLADDHALAVRLAEGLNGIAGLTVRSAQTNIVFVDVADGRGPALLDFLQHNGVLATGLIGLRFVTHLGVDAAGIDHALSCIQRFFAQTPRTGPTGQVTGSAVY
- the rplK gene encoding 50S ribosomal protein L11; this translates as MAKKIVGFIKLQVPAGKANPSPPIGPALGQRGLNIMEFCKAFNAQTQGLEPGMPIPVTITAFADKSFTFKMGTPPATYLIKKAIKLDKGSPVPNKQKVGKITRAQLEEICNTKMKDLTAADMDAAVRTIAGSARSMGVIVEGV
- a CDS encoding LysE family translocator, whose amino-acid sequence is MPDSTHLLIFIAAGWLLNLTPGPDVLYIVNNALKSGVRAGIAASLGIVSGCFVHVLAAAFGVGALLATSATAFTLLKWGGAAYLVWMGVRLLIAKGGGPPVAPVALAQAPQPANLRRIYQRGFLTNALNPKVALFFLAFVPQFIAHDAPNKVVAFLLLGLIFSINSLPINFGYAWLAAKAAQRMETVQRAMHWLDRVAGLMFVGFGLKLAMSDNPSA
- a CDS encoding aminodeoxychorismate/anthranilate synthase component II, producing MKLLMVDNYDSFTYNIVQYFGELGADVTVVRNDEITVDEIQRRVDAGEVDRLVISPGPCSPKEAGVSVAAIEHFAGKLPILGVCLGHQAIGAAFGGHIVRAQELMHGKTSVITTTQEGVFANLPERFTVNRYHSLAIDRASLPDCLKITAWTDDGEIMGVKHKTLDIEGMQYHPESILTEHGHAQLKNFLER
- the tuf gene encoding elongation factor Tu, whose translation is MGKEKFERTKPHVNVGTIGHVDHGKTTLTAAITTVLAKKFGGSAKAYDQIDAAPEEKARGITINTAHVEYETANRHYAHVDCPGHADYVKNMITGAAQMDGAILVCSAADGPMPQTREHILLSRQVGVPYIIVFLNKADMVDDAELLELVEMEVRELLSKYDFPGDDTPIIHGSAKLALEGDTGPLGEEAIMKLADALDNYIPLPERAVDGAFLMPVEDVFSISGRGTVVTGRIERGIVKVGEEIEIVGIADTQKTTCTGVEMFRKLLDQGQAGDNVGILLRGTKREDVQRGQVLCKPGSIKPHTHFTGEIYVLSKDEGGRHTPFFNNYRPQFYFRTTDVTGAIELPEGKEMVMPGDNVSITVKLINPIAMEEGLRFAIREGGRTVGAGVVAKIIA
- the trpC gene encoding indole-3-glycerol phosphate synthase TrpC, coding for MNDILQKIVAVKHEEVAAAVAKKPLEAMRFDAEGRVLTRDFEGALRAKIAAGQAAVIAEVKKASPSKGVLRADFIPADIAQSYAEGDGRISAACLSVLTDQQFFQGSTDSLKQARASCDLPVLRKDFMVDPYQIYEARFMGADAVLLIAACLDDARMAELEAIALGLNMAVLVEVHDREEMQRALRLKTPLLGINNRNLHTFEVNLQTTLDLMAEVPADRLLITESGILARADVTRMREAGIHGFLVGEAFMRAPEPGLALAELFG
- the rplJ gene encoding 50S ribosomal protein L10; protein product: MSLNRSEKEAVISEVTSLAAKAQTLVMAEYRGVTVADMDKLRVEARSNGVTLSVLKNTLARRAVVGSAFEVGADQMSGPLIYGFSEDAVAAARVVAEFAKTNAKLVIRGGVYGGKVLDVEGVKQLASIPSKEVLLAQLCGLLMSPMSRTAVVLSALAAKKGEGAVEEAPAAPAVEEATAAPAAEEAPAAPAAEEAPAAPEAPAA
- the rplA gene encoding 50S ribosomal protein L1; this encodes MAKLTKKQKVFAGKVDSNKLYPLLDAIAIIKDCANAKFDESIDVAIQLGVDAKKSDQVVRGAVVMPNGTGKTKRVAVFAQGAKAEEAKAAGADIVGMEDLAADIKAGNMNFDVVIASPDAMRVVGTLGQVLGPRGLMPNPKVGTVTADVAQAVRNAKAGQVQFRVDKAGIIHGTIGRRSFDTDKLQGNLVALLDALSKSKPATSKGVFLRKVAVSSTMGVGVRVDMQSISA